The Eulemur rufifrons isolate Redbay chromosome 21, OSU_ERuf_1, whole genome shotgun sequence genomic interval TGAGCGCCGGCACAGCTGGGGGGCATCCAGGCTGCGGTCCTGCCCTCTGCCGCCCACCCCCACGGCGCCCCCCAGAGCCCTTCACACTCAGGTCCCAGGGACACGACCCAGGAAGATTCCGTGGGTGTGGGATGGAACGTGACCAGGATGGACGCTGATCTGAGAAAGACATCTCTCTCAGAAGtctgaggcctggggtggggtcccGCCTGGTGGCTGACGTGACCCTGCTGTGCACGTGTCCAGGTGTGAGCATGAGTGTCCAGCCCATGTACCTGGGGGAGAGTGCCCCCAAGGAGCTCCGAGGAGCCGTGGCCATGACCTCAGCCGTCTTCACAGCTCTGGGGATTGTGACAGGACAGGTGGTTGGACTGAGGTGAGCGCCCCTCCCCGACATGCCCTAGGTGGTTTCGGAGATGCCTGTGAAAACCTTTCTGCCCTGCCACCAACTGGGTTAAGGCATGGCTTCTTCGCATGAAGGCACCACGTCCCTGCCCACATCCCTCCGGCCGATACGCAAAGCAGGTATCGGGCAACACGCTCCATTGTGAGTCGCCTTTTTCCGTGCTCTCCAGGTTGGGGAGCAAAGGCCAAGTCTTTACAGAGGAAAAGGCAAAGATTTGAGATTTTAAAGGGGGAGTGTGTCCTGGTCACCccagaagaaagaggagagggcAGAGCCTAGACCTCTGGGCAGAGGGGTTGCTAGGGATGAGATTGGACGGTGGCCCTGCCCTCTCTTGGTCCCTACCTGGGTGGGAGGGGTCATGATGTCCAGGCCCAGAGCTGGATAGGAAGAGGCACAGGGCGGTGCAGACCCTCTGCAGGCTGGTAGGCAGGGGgccggggagagagggcgggggagaggcaggcagggctctGGCAAGGAGCATCAGACCTggcctctcctctgcctctccaGGGAGCTCCTGGGTGGCCCTCAGTCCTGGCCCCTGCTGCTGGCCAGCTGCCTGGTGCCCGGGGCAGTCCAGCTCGCCTTCCTGCCTCTGTTCCCTGAGAGCCCACGCTACCTCCTCATTGACCGTGGGGACACCGAGGCCTGCCGGGCAGGTGAGTCCCCGCCCTTAAGTCCCCCACACCACGCTTGACCAAGGGGTGCATCTTACCAGAGTATGTGGGCCCCCATTTCTTGGGTTCTATTTGTCAGGGAAAagctttccatctttttttgCCTTGATTTCATGATCTAGCCATACATCCCTTCAAAACTCTTTATCAAGGAACTGTGCTTACATGCCAGGCAGGGGAATGGATCACACCCAGCCTGTTTAGGCGTTTTGCAGGgtggtgcagagagagagagagggccacacacacacacacacacacatgcacggaTGGTGAAACACCTGTTCAAGACCCCACCTGCTCAATGCCACCTGGGTGATGATGGTCTTGTCAGTTAACTATGGCTACAGGAAAGAAGCCCAGTGACCCAGTGAACAATTGCAAAACctctggcttaaaacaacaatcgTTTACTGCAGCTTTTACTCCTTTACTCGCAGGTTTGGCTGCACAGCTTGCTCATCTCAGCTGGGCTGGCACATGGCGCTGGGGGACAGCGGGGGCTTGGCCAGTCTCCACTGGTCTGTTCCAGAGCAGTGCCACTCTGTGTCTCTCCTCTCAGTCTTGGTACCAAGGAGCCAGCCTAGGAATGTTCTTGTTATGGTGATGCCAGAGGCTCAGGAAAGCAAATCCAGCTGTCTAAGCACTTTCCCAACCTTTGGTCGCCTCCTGCCATTAGCATTCCATCGGGAGTCACGCTGCtgagtccaaggtcaagggaTGGGGAAACCGAGGGCTGGGGGCATGGACTGAGGGAGGGGTGAAGACCAGGGCCCATGAATGTGCTCTTCTCAGTTTGCCTTCAGGGCCACAATTAGTGTTTATGTCTTTCCCTGTGCAAAATATGTTCAatcccagcccaggccccccgGCATCTCATTCAGTCATGGCATCAGGCTCGAAGCCCCGGATTTTAAGATCACATCAAGTCTGTATGTGCCTTTTCTTGATCCAGAGCCCTaggatctttatatattttttatttatatttttattttttattgaaaaaaatggagGTTCCACTGAGATATGAACTTGGATAGTTGtgggagttagctactctcccagcaaaacaggtcccaAGGCAGGATTGTCACAagggatttggaaataataggaaataaaggaagaaataatatagacGGAGAAATGATTGAGACGgagacaaagtgcagtttaaatgaTGGGGGAGGTAGGGGTCCtctccagcattcccgtgagctgtGAGGCCACGAGTGAAGTCctgcatcagtatttattgttacagcaaataGTTGTCTTTTGTTAGAGAATTATGTGTACAGTTCATTTTTTGAGGTTTCCAGGGGAaccttacctaattctgtctacaagaatagaCGGTTACacaatttttctaagataagcatGTTAAGCTCTAAGTTAGAAACAGACCAACCTGAGCATGCAaactaaagataaaatgtataaaatgagaacactgagactGTGTACTACTCTAATCAGCTTCTTCTAAACACAGAGAcatgtagtcaggagtgaagTAGGAACAGCCCTGAAGTCTAGGATAGTTCCAGCTGCACGTTACCTGCTGGGCAGGTATTTTAATCAGCTTCTCCGCCAAGGACCCAAACCGAGCATCTGCCTTGCAAAAAAGCTCAAGGCGATGGCCGGCAGCAAAGAAGAAACGTTGCTTTGCAAACGTCCTCTGGCAATGTCCCCCTTGTTGGAAGCAGCTTCTATTTTGTGAACTAACATGTCCACaaattccttcaaggcaaagccctgcaaaactcctgaaatctttTCACGTCTCCTAGCCCATTTCCCAACAGGATCGCTGGATTCAGAGTCCAAAGTGCTAACCAGAGCCCGAGGATCTAAACAGACAAGTCTTCCCCTCCCGCATGCAGCATACAGTGGTGAAAAGTGAGACAAGGCCACCAGAATTCATACTCATTGCAAAACGAGGAGGCGAGGAAGGCACAGAGCAGTCACTGATCCTTTAAATCCTAAAGTGCCCCTGGGGGAATACTGCCATGTCCCCCGCCTTGGGGGTGGGGTATGTACCTTGATCAAGCTGTGGCTCTGCCCTCCGGAGGGGCTTCCCAGGCCGTGGGTCTCTGTGGTTCTTGCTTCTGCCCTGTGAGATGGCTTCCCTCTTCTGTCACCTTTCTTGATACCTTCTGAAACGGGCATTGCAAGGTGTGCTGCTGTTGGTGGTTGAGCCAATTTCTCAGCCTGCTTCCTGCCTGTAGCAAGTTGAGGCACAGAAGTCTTTATATTTCAAACCCTTCTAGCCTCTTTTTGTCCCAAACTGGCAGAGCTTTTGCCAATACAACTTTCTCAAAAACGATGTGAGTTTTCTATGTATTCGATCTGTTTATGTGCCAATGAGCCACACCCACAATTCTTTCTAAGACAGGCTCCTCTCCCAAGACCTACTCACTGGTACTTAAGCCAGTACAGCCTTACACCCCCTTTTCCAGCTATGAGCGTTTATGAGGCTCTGCTTTAAGCCACACCCTTGATTTGACCTTTATTCTGAGTCTGCGGCTTCCTGGCCGTGCTGTGGATTTGATCTTTGCTCTCAGCCTGTAATGTAACTTGAGACTCCTTTGCTAGCTGGAGAggttagagatgagaaaaattttttttgtttttaacccagAAATTTCTGGAATatgttaaatttaattaaattttgttcCCTCTGAATTCCACTTGCAAACTGGCCGGTTCTTTTTTGAGCTCATGACTCACAGTAAGCTTAGAATACTCAGCTAAAAGCAACCAGTTCATGCTTTCAACATTTCGAGATTTCTTTGCTTAGGtccataagttttttttttttttttttttctgagacagagtctcactctgttgcctgggctagagtgccgtggcgtcagcctagctcacagcaacctcaaactcctgggctcacacgatcctcctgcctcagcctcccaagtagctgggactacaggcatgtgccaccatgcccagctaattttttctatttttaatagagatggggtcttgctcttgctcaggctggtcttgaactgctgacctcaagtgatcctcacacctcggccttccagagtgctaggattacaggcaggagccaccatgcccggcccataaGTTTATtaagtctattttctttctcccgTGCTACTGCACTACACAACATGGGTTTTCATCTTTCCAGCCTCCTCAGTGTCCTCTGCCCAGTCTTAGAACCAAAATCATATTTCACAGGTCCTTGTTACGGTGGCATCTACTCCTGGTGCCAATGTATTGATCAGTTTTCTATTGTTAATGGACACAATCCTGACATCTCAGGGTTTAGCTGAGATGCCATTGTTTAGCTTCAGCCTGTGAGTTCTCTGGGGTTGGCTGATCTGGGACGGGGTTGGCTGATCTGGGACGGGGTTGGCTGGTCTGGGACGGGGCTGGCTGGGGGGCTCTGCTGATCTTGGTTACTCCTGTGGCTGCAGGTCAGCTGGGCACTGGCTGATCTAGGGTGGTCCCAGTGGGAGTGGCTCGGCTGGGCCCCCTTGATTCCTGGAGTCTCTTGTCATCCTCCCGGGACCAGTGGGCTAGCCTGGCACGTTCTTATGATGACGACAGAGGAGCGGGTAGAAGTGAGCAGGGTCTCTTAAGGCTTAGGCTGGAACACAGCACATCCTCATCCTTTTGGCCAAAGCAAGCCTCATGGCCGAGCCCcgagccaggggtgggggtgtaGACAGGCCTTGCAAAAAATCACATGGGAAAGAGCGTGGATGCAGGGAGGGCGAAGAATCGGGGATGATAATGGCAATGTGTCTGATGTGTCCCCAGAATCCAGTTACTCTCTAAGGCTTTTCTCACTCGTGGTGCTCTCGACCCTCCCAGCAGCTCTGGAAATGACAGGGCCGGGAAGATCGTCCCCACCtgatgagagagagacagggagacacacacagagacagagagaggggagtTGTGGGGTGGGGGCTCACTATGGGGGGACCAAAGAAGCGCTGGGGGAGCTCAGCACCCTCCTTTCCCGCTCAGCGCTGCAGCGGCTGCGGGGCGCAGGGGACGTGGCTgaggagctggaggagctggAGCGGGAGGGCGCCGCCTGCCAGGGCTGCCACGCCCAGCGCCCGTGGGAGCTGTTCCAGCATCGGGCCCTGCGGAGGCAGGTGACAAGCCTGGTGGTGCTGGGCAGTGCCATGGAGCTCTGTGGGAATGACACGGTgaggccctgggcctgggggaggaTGCGTGCCGCCCGCCTCTGGGAGCCATGGGGGGACGAGGGAGCCAAGGCCCCCGTGCCACCCTGCCCGCCCTGTCCCAGGTGTACGCCTACGCCTCCTCCCTGTTCTGGGAGGCGGGAGTGCCGGGGGAGAAGGTGCAGTACGCCATCATCGGGACCGGGGGCTGCGAGCTGCTGTCCGCCATCGTCAGCGTGAGTCTCCCCAGCCCTCTGGCAGGGACCCCAGGTGCTGGCGCTCTGAGGACCACAGTCCTCTGCGTGAAGCCATTCACTCCCGCTTACGTTAAAACGCTGTGAGTTAGCGAgcatctattgagcacctactgtgtactaCTAGGCACTCACAGCACCAttttgagatgaggaaactgaatgaaCTTGACTGATCAATTGACCAAGGTCCTctaggaaattattaataaagtcGTAGTCTCTGAAGCAATAaactgctccccaccccaccctcggtCCCTCATGAGGCCCCTCCCCGTTGCctgcccccaggcctggggcctgCGACCTGGTGCGGGGGTCACTGCTCCTGTCTTTGCAGTGTGTGGTCATCGAGAAGCTGGGCCGGCGGCTGCTGCTGATGGGCGGCTACTGCCTGATGGCCGGCTGGGCCTGCGTCTTCACGGCCGCCCTGTGCCTGCAGGTAGCTGGGGCGAGGGCGGGGTGGCCGGGCGGGCTGATCTGCACCTCACCCTGCCCCGTCTGCCGCAGAGCTCCCTCCCCGGGATGCCCTACCTGGCCATGGCCTGCGTCTTCGCCTTCATCCTCAGCTTCGGCATCGGCCCTGGTGAGTGGGCCCGAGGGGCCCTGGGCTTCCCTCACCCTCGCTGCAGGAACGACGGGGGCCTGGGTCCGCAGTGGGGGGTGTGAATGCGATGTCACCTGCAGGCCCCCGAGGCTTCTGGGAGGGAATGGCCAGAGACCACCAAGGGGCCCCGGCAGGCTGGGCCTGGTTGCCCACTCTCACTTCTGGGCCTCAGTGGGGGAGAGGCGGGCAGGGAGCCCTGGCTGGCAGCcccctgtccctccccctccTTGCAGCCGGCGTGACGGGGATCCTGGCCACAGAGCTGTTTGACCAGACGGCCCGGCCTGCTGCCTACATGATCTGTGGGGTGCTCATGTGGACCATGCTCTTCCTGGTCGGCCTGGGGTTCCCCTTCATCATGGTAGGCCTGCCCTACCCCTGGGGGGCCCTGTCTTTGTTTTCTGTCCCTGTCATCCTGAGAACCCCAGTGGGAGGCCTCCCTGCAGGGAGGCTGAGACTGAGGGGGGTTCTTCCGTGAGCAAAGGGGGCAAGTCCCTCCTGATGACCTGTCCCAGGCCCTTTGGGGGCTCATGGAGCAACACCACGTCTTTGGGTCTCCTTTAACCCGCAGGAGGGCTTGTCCCACTTCCTCTATGTCCCTTTCCTCGGCGTGTGTGTCTGTGGCGCCATCTACACTG includes:
- the SLC2A11 gene encoding solute carrier family 2, facilitated glucose transporter member 11 isoform X1 produces the protein MPASSWRSAVQGRVLLLTICAAGIGGTFQFGYNLSIINAPTLHIQEFTNETWRARTGRPLPDHQVLLVWSLIVALYPLGGLFGALLAGPLAITLGRKKSLLVNNIFVVAAAILFGFSRKAGSFEMLMLGRLLTGVSAGVSMSVQPMYLGESAPKELRGAVAMTSAVFTALGIVTGQVVGLRELLGGPQSWPLLLASCLVPGAVQLAFLPLFPESPRYLLIDRGDTEACRAALQRLRGAGDVAEELEELEREGAACQGCHAQRPWELFQHRALRRQVTSLVVLGSAMELCGNDTVYAYASSLFWEAGVPGEKVQYAIIGTGGCELLSAIVSCVVIEKLGRRLLLMGGYCLMAGWACVFTAALCLQSSLPGMPYLAMACVFAFILSFGIGPAGVTGILATELFDQTARPAAYMICGVLMWTMLFLVGLGFPFIMEGLSHFLYVPFLGVCVCGAIYTGFFLPETKGKSFLEISEELHRLNFPWRAQGPAWRGPEVTESTEL
- the SLC2A11 gene encoding solute carrier family 2, facilitated glucose transporter member 11 isoform X2, whose translation is MRALQRLVQGRVLLLTICAAGIGGTFQFGYNLSIINAPTLHIQEFTNETWRARTGRPLPDHQVLLVWSLIVALYPLGGLFGALLAGPLAITLGRKKSLLVNNIFVVAAAILFGFSRKAGSFEMLMLGRLLTGVSAGVSMSVQPMYLGESAPKELRGAVAMTSAVFTALGIVTGQVVGLRELLGGPQSWPLLLASCLVPGAVQLAFLPLFPESPRYLLIDRGDTEACRAALQRLRGAGDVAEELEELEREGAACQGCHAQRPWELFQHRALRRQVTSLVVLGSAMELCGNDTVYAYASSLFWEAGVPGEKVQYAIIGTGGCELLSAIVSCVVIEKLGRRLLLMGGYCLMAGWACVFTAALCLQSSLPGMPYLAMACVFAFILSFGIGPAGVTGILATELFDQTARPAAYMICGVLMWTMLFLVGLGFPFIMEGLSHFLYVPFLGVCVCGAIYTGFFLPETKGKSFLEISEELHRLNFPWRAQGPAWRGPEVTESTEL